One Lutra lutra chromosome 7, mLutLut1.2, whole genome shotgun sequence DNA window includes the following coding sequences:
- the LOC125105414 gene encoding heat shock factor-binding protein 1-like, with translation MAENDPKTLQDLPSVVQTLLQQMQDKFQTVSDQVIGRIDDLSSCIDDLEKKIPDLMTQVGVEELEVENKIPDTPKS, from the coding sequence ATGGCTGAGAATGACCCCAAGACCTTACAGGATCTCCCCTCAGTGGTTCAGACACTCCTGCAACAGATGCAAGATAAATTTCAGACCGTGTCTGACCAGGTCATTGGAAGAATTGATGACTTGAGCAGTTGCATTGATGAcctggagaaaaaaattccagacCTCATGACACAGGTTGGGGTGGAAGAGCTGGAGGTTGAAAACAAGATCCCTGACACACCAAAGAGTTGA